The following nucleotide sequence is from Primulina tabacum isolate GXHZ01 chromosome 2, ASM2559414v2, whole genome shotgun sequence.
GAACAGTAGGTTACACACAATGTCATACGAGAGCAATGCTTTCGGTTAAGAGATGCATACATAATAACCACATTGATCGTGGCCCTACTACGGTTATCAACAGAAGACAAGAGGACAATAAttttacataaaataatatatagatCTACAGACCAACTACTCTGGGAAAAAAAAGGGTGTGGGTggttgaaaattttgactttgataaaaaaaaaaaacagtcaCAATTTGCACCATTTCCAAGCATTATTCAGTTTTAAGCACTTGTTTTGGCCAATGTAACAGAGTGAGCAGATACTGAGATCAAATGCCCACGCATGCAACCCATATCACAATAGTATATTGTCAGGGTAAGCTCAATAAGGGAGCACGAGCCCAAAATGTATTGCAGGACAGTGTCAAACTAATATTACTGGTATTTTGTCCTACATGCATGCCGAGTGGTTTAACCATAGCTATCAGGGGCAAGCATCATTGCGAGAGCGATCAAACCTTAAAAAGTTTTTTCACAAGTAGATGATGGAACAGAAAAattcatgcatgaaaaattaGTCGAGGTTACCTGCTCTTACCATAGATGACAGCTTCACCAACCAGACGTCTGAGCTGCATTGGCCAATCACATAGATAGATCCTCAGGCAACTTCATAATCTACAACTTCTTGAATAACATCTTGAAAATGGTTATTGACCAAACAAGCAAAACCATTAAACGTTATAGCTTCACTAAGTGATTGCACTAACAAATAGAGGTACAAGAACCTTTTGGATTTCAGATGCAAAATAGtctaaattatgaaaaataatatctAAACAAACGTCCAACAGATATACCATATCGCAAAATTAAAATTCGCAAGAAGCAAATTCCTGAGATAAAATTGCAATCACAACAATGAATGAAGTAACCAACATGAAAAACAAgatttaagaaaatattgacTCCAGACAAAACAAGTAAGCAAACAGCTGAGATCTAAGTAATGAAGTCAACTGATACATCAGTCGGACAAAGTAAAATGGATAAAGGCTGCAGGTTCTTGGGAGCACTGCAAATTAAAGCTTGGAGACGAGTGGTGTCGGGACATGCATTTTCAGTGGGTAAGATCTTCGGATAATAGTCCACATATAGGAAAGCAACAAGGTGGATCAGTTGATCCAGACCCTGTATCAACTGGTCTTCAGGTTTAGGCAGGTAGCTTCATTAAGATGGGCATGAGGCTGGCTTCAGGCTTCAACATCACAGCTGTTGTGTTGGGAAGGGAAatgaaataaatgcaaacgaatAGTATCAGTCATACTTGGGACACTGATATGGCAATTACAGCAACTTGTCAAATGCACTGTGAATTGGTGCTACTTGTTGGAAAATGCGGACTAAAGTGAAGACAGGATATGCAAAGTCATCTGATGGTCTACCTGCGATTTTATTATTGACCTCTAGTAGTCAAAGGTTCTTCCACGAGAAATAGAATTACGGCCAGATATCCTGGTAAAGGAAGCTGACAATCAGGAACTAAATGGAATAGCATTTCAAGCTAGGGAATTATTCATTGTAAGATGATAAAGTTGAACAAGTAAACTTCCCCAACAAGGAAAGTTAACGCCCTGAGCCAGATAGAACACATCGGAAACAAATGTCTTAAAGTCTATCACTGGTTTCAGAGGTCAAGCTCAGCACAAATAAGGTTCGAAAAGTCGTCAAACATGATAATATTTTGTGCGAATAACAATCCAGTTACTATCATGTATCATCTGGAACACGCACAATGGACTTTACAGGTTATAACAGACCCAGGATATCTAAAGaacatattaattaaatattgctAAGGTGAATAGGATGCCAAAAGTCTTACCCGGAACCAACCGAATATAATGACAAGTAACTTCCATACGCTCCATAAGCATTGCCTCCACCACCACTCTGCAAatgacaaaaacaaaaaaagatcTAACACAGGACAAAACAAAGAGAGAGGTGCTTTTCATACTTTATTTTTAGCAAACAACGTAGAAAATTAGGTAACAATACCTGAAGACTGCCATACAGACCATAGGAATCCACAGGTGCCAAATCAAAACGACCATAACCACCAGAAGAATACCCACGTCCACGGCTCTTAGCATCTCTGTTTTCATATTTCAAGCTATCTGAACCATCTGATGACACTGGAAGGTACGGGAGAACAGGCAGAAATGCAGGCAGAGAACCCTGTCCCTCCCTGTCAAAAAGATCAGCCCTCAGTCTTGAAGTTACTTGTATAAGAGCATCCTTAGCAACATCAAGATCTCCAGAAATCTGTAAACAGTAAAGCGTTCATGAGATGATATTCAACCTAAAATATCGCAACATTCATTCACATCCTTTCACATGGCTCAATTTTCTACTCCTCACAAAAGGGTGTACCACAGAAACCATAACATCCACAATATTAGATATTATACAGCAATCACTAGTATTATCTCTTTCTTCTAGCAGTTTACGCGATCTAAGAAAAGTAGAACAGTTTGATTAATCGAGTAATGGTTCGACGCATACCATGGAAAAAACATCGGTTGTGCAATATGCAAAAAGGAGCATACCAGGAAAAAAATATTGGCTATGCAATATGCAAAAAGGGAGTACACAAATTTCGATAATGGTTAAACAGTTAGATTAAACACTTTACACTAAATGTAGATATCAGCAACACCATAACAATTCCTAGCATTTCACCTGCACCATCTCATCATCTTTAGAAGCAACTTTAGGCAGGTTTTCTTTGGACAGTATGCGAATGTTGGCTTTGGTGACTTTCCTCATCTCTGAAATTATGGAACCTCCTTTTCCAATAAGACAGCCAATTTGAGAAGATGGAACAAGCAATCGTGTGGTAAAAGAAAGGAGCCCAGAATCCCTTTCAACTTTCTCACTGCACCTGGGCTGCAAGCGTGCAGCCGCATCGATTGCCGGGGAAAATGCATCTTCAAACGTCTAAAAATTATAGTAGATATTTCCcaacaattaaataataaagTAAGATTATGAATCAAAGACTAATTTATCGGTGAAAAATTTAACACCTCTTTTGCAGAGATAGATATCACACGATCATTTCCATCAGCAGAGGAGCTATCAACTTTAATAGCCGCGCCAGAATCTTGCCTTATTTGATTAATGATCATGCCACCCTTTCCAATTACACCTCCAATATTCGCAGTTGTACAAATCAAACGAAGTGAGAATTCTTGTGAAGACGCTTCATTTCTTGGAGCTGAATAAATAGACTGAGACCAATCTGCACTCTCACCCTTATAACCTCCATATGCCCCTACAAGTGGAGTTAATCCCATGATCGGACCACCACCAGCAGCCCCCAATACCGAACTAGAAGATGGATAGCCAGTTTGAGCAGAAGAAAGTAAATGCTGATATCGAGATGGATTATCATGTAGTCGAGAAGCAATCTGCTGAAGAGCTTTCTTCACCACAGAGGTATCACCTGATATCTATATGCGAGGGAAAAAGGATCATTAGCTCAACAAAAGGAAGCATCCACCAAAAACAGAATTTCCATAACTCCAATAAGGCAATAATGTTAAATAGAGAGCAATCGTGAAGCAGGATGGAGTCAATATAGCTTTAATTAGGTATCAAGAGTACCTGCACCAGTTCATCTGAACTCAACGCAGAAGTTGGCAGATGATCATCCTTTACAATACGGATCTGTGCCCCGGTTTCACTTCGGATGTTTTGAACTATCTGTCCACCCTTCCCAATAATACACCCAATCTGATCAGAAGATACTAGCAGACGAGCTGTCACCAGTAGGGCTTCTTCTAAGTTCTCCTCAACTGCAGTGCCATCAACAACAATCCTATCATGAACCTTAAAAAGGGCATCTTGAGCGGGACAAACATGACCATCAACACTATCAGATACATTAGTTCCCTCGTTTGTGCTGTAAATAGTGACAATACGTTCCTCACATCCTGGTACAGACTCACCAATTCTTATCTTGGATTTAGTATCCAATCTTAATTGCTTAACGATCTCTCCGCCCCTTCCAATTATACTTCCAATTTTCCTTCCAGGGCACAGGTAGCGGTATACAGTATCCTCAGGCCCAACGTCGAGTGGATCTTTATCAATTCCTGAATTTCTTCTTTTATTTGCACCATTATCAGTGTATTCGGAGTGAGAACAAGAGCGCTTGCCGTAGTTATTTCTCTGACCTGCCATACTGAAATAAGACATTGACAGAAGGTCAAATAAGAAAATTCTCAGTGTTCAAAGAAATTACATTTTCAGCATTCGAACATagataaatgtatttttgttccacagaaaaataatatttccttAAATTCGCATCATGCATCTGCATCactgcaagtaaaaataattttttctgcTAATCTCATTCGATAACGTGcatatttgatcaataaaagttACATGCAGCAATCACGATATTAACCAATTTCAAAACCTATACACTGGCAATATGATTTCGAGAGAAGTTCAAAAACCAACCACAATTACAACCCCATTCCCATCTTAACATCAACCTACACAGCAAAAGGGGAAAAAAGGAGAGAAATTTCCCTCGAATGGTATGTTCATCACATGGATAAACCGAATTACTAAGCACCTGACTATTATTCAATTACAACCCCAAACACTCTCTCCTCTCAAAAAATAACAGACTAAAGGTTCCCATCACACATCAACTAGAACAGAACCACTTATAACACCATGATATTAATtgatttttcaataaacaaggccGGTAAAAGAAGAAATAGCCAAGCAGTAATAATTTGAACAGATCAATCCAAAAATCAACATCCTTATCTCTCAACTAAAAGTAAAAGTGACGAGTAAAATTTCAGAGGCAATAGAAATTGTAATCGATACAATACCCCTCTGATCGAAATTCCTAGTACTCGATCATGACCATGAGCGATATTACAAAAATGAAAATGACATATATATAGTACGCACCAATTCCAAACAAGCGAACCAGAAATCTGGATTAgataaagagaaaaaaaaagtatAGATCTTCAAAGTTCAAATCACTCGAGCGATTGCagatataataaatatacaagtatcAATCAACAGCGAAGTATCGTCAATAGCGAGCGGTCTAAGATAAATAATTGAATTGTACCTTTCCGGATAATTGAGCCTTTTTTCCACAAGAGTAGGGTTTCTGATTTTCCCCTAGAAGCTACCCGTACATCTAACTTAGGCATTTTATATACGAACAGTTCTCAACGGTCTCACGGATTTTTATATGTGACATCGgtcaacactaccgatattcacaataaaaattaatactcttagcataaaaaaataatattttttcatggatgacccaaataagagatccgtctcacaaaatacgactcgtgagaccgtctcacgcattagaataaaaaatttatttatttaattatttttaaaatttattaaagtaATAATTTCAGATTTAGGACTACGTTTTACTCGAGTAGAATCTACTTTAACTCTTGCACATCATGGACTCCGAAATTCGAATCATCTTATATGGTTTTTAATTGATCATACTTCATACGATGCGCCTTCAATCACACATCGCCTGTTTCGCCGTTGGACCATCACAGGAACATAGATTTTTATATGAACACACATACTCACAACAgtatattttatcattatatgaCTTGAGCTGCGATAATGGCATTGATGAGAGAAACGAGAATGGTGATGATGACAACTAAGATGACCACCAAGCCGAGATATCGTaggattttattatatttttattgaagatGTACGTttgttgtatattttagtttatatataagtcgaatttgaaatatttgtatatgtaaaatattagtcggattttatttgaaatatattaatttaatgttatttattggagaaattataatttaatttatcatgGTTGATATATAgtcaaatttattaataattttttaaataaaaaaacatattaataattaaaattcaaaatataactaaatatattaataattaaaattcaaaatataaataaattataagttattaattatataaatttaaatattattgtttatttaaaaataatttaaaataaaaaatttagcgACAGATTTTAATgttgtcgctaaatttagcgacgatttttcatAAAAACCTCGCAAGTTAATATGGGTTTTCACAACAAATCGTCTCCAATTGAGATGATTTTCAAAATCTTCACAAAATTTAGCTATATTTATTAAATCCATTGTTAATATTAGCAACAACGTTTCACAAAAAACTGACGCTATCTAGCGACAACTTGATACAAAAAAATATCACAATTACCAACTACTTGTAATTTCGTCACTAATTTTAGAGACGGTTTTACACaaacaccgtcgctaaaatATGGATATAAGCGGTTGTATCCTTTCCAAAATAGCGATGGTATTCTTAAAAGAACCGTAGCTGAATCTgctacaatttttgaaaaaatgtttttatatgTCAACAACGACGATTAAGAGGTGAAATTCAAAATTAACGACgattttagcgacgattttgacCATTTGCGAGCCACTTTTCCTTTCATTTATGTAGTGacataaatataacataatgaTGAAAATCAATATAATTGGATAAAATAATTGTACATgagactaatttttttttataaaacatgATCTAAATATTGACATAACAAATATATGTAACAAGTCAATGTGAGTTTTGAGAATAGTTTTGAATTGGACATATTGAGCTAGCTAGGAATGATTGCTATATCTTTTGAGTGTGATTCGTTACATCATttctttttcttaaaataaaaaaactaataAGATCGATAATTACACACACATTTTTACTGCATGAGATTAGCAAAAATCAATTAAAGATCCtacttcacacacacacacacacacagatatatatatatatatatatatatatatataaagtaaaGTTGAAGACAGACAAGTGATTAAATATGAATTAGTTGAAGTCTAGCAGTAGGTGCCCGTACCAACAGTAAATTCAGTTTGAACCGCCTGAGCTAAGCTATGGGACCTATCTCATTATGCTTTTATCTATCTACCCTTGCTCGCGGGGGGGCAATGCAatgctttttattataaatagcATACTGATTTGAAGAATATAATATAtcgtgttattttatttttatttttaaaaaaaggataATTTGATCCCAGTTGTACGTACcacaaaaaaagaaaaggaaaaatcttCATTAAACTATTTTAGTGattattttgatgaaaaaactTAGAATATTTTTGTGTTCAAAATAGATATAATGAGTTATAATTACATTGAAATATATCCcatttaatcaaattaaataatcgAATTTTCTTTGCG
It contains:
- the LOC142537078 gene encoding RNA-binding KH domain-containing protein RCF3-like isoform X2 gives rise to the protein MAGQRNNYGKRSCSHSEYTDNGANKRRNSGIDKDPLDVGPEDTVYRYLCPGRKIGSIIGRGGEIVKQLRLDTKSKIRIGESVPGCEERIVTIYSTNEGTNVSDSVDGHVCPAQDALFKVHDRIVVDGTAVEENLEEALLVTARLLVSSDQIGCIIGKGGQIVQNIRSETGAQIRIVKDDHLPTSALSSDELVQISGDTSVVKKALQQIASRLHDNPSRYQHLLSSAQTGYPSSSSVLGAAGGGPIMGLTPLVGAYGGYKGESADWSQSIYSAPRNEASSQEFSLRLICTTANIGGVIGKGGMIINQIRQDSGAAIKVDSSSADGNDRVISISAKETFEDAFSPAIDAAARLQPRCSEKVERDSGLLSFTTRLLVPSSQIGCLIGKGGSIISEMRKVTKANIRILSKENLPKVASKDDEMVQISGDLDVAKDALIQVTSRLRADLFDREGQGSLPAFLPVLPYLPVSSDGSDSLKYENRDAKSRGRGYSSGGYGRFDLAPVDSYGLYGSLQSGGGGNAYGAYGSYLSLYSVGSGSCRL
- the LOC142537078 gene encoding RNA-binding KH domain-containing protein RCF3-like isoform X1 codes for the protein MAGQRNNYGKRSCSHSEYTDNGANKRRNSGIDKDPLDVGPEDTVYRYLCPGRKIGSIIGRGGEIVKQLRLDTKSKIRIGESVPGCEERIVTIYSTNEGTNVSDSVDGHVCPAQDALFKVHDRIVVDGTAVEENLEEALLVTARLLVSSDQIGCIIGKGGQIVQNIRSETGAQIRIVKDDHLPTSALSSDELVQISGDTSVVKKALQQIASRLHDNPSRYQHLLSSAQTGYPSSSSVLGAAGGGPIMGLTPLVGAYGGYKGESADWSQSIYSAPRNEASSQEFSLRLICTTANIGGVIGKGGMIINQIRQDSGAAIKVDSSSADGNDRVISISAKETFEDAFSPAIDAAARLQPRCSEKVERDSGLLSFTTRLLVPSSQIGCLIGKGGSIISEMRKVTKANIRILSKENLPKVASKDDEMVQISGDLDVAKDALIQVTSRLRADLFDREGQGSLPAFLPVLPYLPVSSDGSDSLKYENRDAKSRGRGYSSGGYGRFDLAPVDSYGLYGSLQSGGGGNAYGAYGSYLSLYSVGSGISGRNSISRGRTFDY